A single Desulfobaculum xiamenense DNA region contains:
- a CDS encoding metallophosphoesterase family protein, with translation MKIAVISDTHAYEVTEWMEAVYDRYLAGADLLLHCGDTTGHPVWSWLCQHPGFHAVSGNVDDYALTQELDVRVSLRVGGLTVGLVHGFGYGPVDGLSARIAEALGPDYDLVCFGHSHRTEWVRHGSTWMLNPGSLREGGAEPTLAFLHIADDGTIAHEFVSVPLTAAEVRCA, from the coding sequence ATGAAGATTGCTGTCATTTCCGACACGCACGCCTACGAGGTCACCGAGTGGATGGAGGCGGTCTATGACCGTTACCTCGCCGGTGCCGATCTGTTGCTGCACTGCGGCGACACCACCGGCCATCCGGTGTGGTCGTGGCTGTGCCAGCATCCCGGTTTTCACGCCGTATCCGGCAACGTGGATGACTATGCCCTTACGCAGGAGCTTGACGTGCGCGTCTCCCTGCGCGTGGGCGGGCTAACCGTCGGCCTCGTCCATGGCTTCGGTTACGGTCCCGTAGATGGCCTTTCCGCCAGAATCGCCGAAGCCCTCGGGCCGGACTACGATCTCGTCTGTTTCGGGCATTCGCACCGTACGGAGTGGGTTCGCCACGGCAGCACGTGGATGCTCAATCCCGGCAGCCTGCGCGAGGGCGGTGCCGAGCCGACGCTCGCCTTCCTTCACATCGCCGACGACGGAACTATCGCTCACGAATTCGTCAGCGTGCCGCTCACCGCGGCCGAGGTTCGCTGCGCCTAG
- a CDS encoding aspartate ammonia-lyase, producing the protein MNFRTEKDSLGPRKVPADAYYGVQTVRALENFQITGIPVSHFTRLIQALACVKKAAALANMELGLLPDDICDAIVQAARDVREGRLDEHFPVDVIQGGAGTSVNMNANEVICNRALEIIGAERGDYSRIHPNNHVNLSQSTNDVYPTALKIALIWYCQDLLKEMEALVASLRAKGEEFADVIKMGRTQLQDAVPMTLGQEFAAYSVTVGEDISRLREAITLLRESNMGATAIGTGINTVEGYAEAVCRYLADVTGLDIVPAENLVEATSDTGVFVHVSGILKRISVKLSKICNDLRLLSSGPFTGFHEINLPPMQPGSSIMPGKVNPVIPEAVNQVCYQVIGNDVTVTMAAEAGQLELNVFEPIIAFNLFQSVDMLARAAFMLRKRCIDGITANRERCAALVRMSVGAVTALAPYIGYEAAAALAKESECTGRALIDLVVEQGHMSRDEAQKVLDPLTMTRPKPGAMRD; encoded by the coding sequence ATGAATTTCCGCACCGAAAAGGACAGCCTCGGACCGCGCAAGGTTCCGGCCGATGCGTATTATGGCGTGCAGACCGTGCGCGCACTCGAGAATTTCCAGATCACCGGCATTCCCGTCTCCCATTTCACCCGCCTTATTCAGGCGCTGGCCTGCGTCAAGAAGGCCGCCGCGCTCGCCAACATGGAGCTGGGCCTGTTGCCCGACGACATCTGCGACGCCATCGTGCAGGCCGCGCGCGACGTGCGCGAGGGGCGGCTTGACGAGCACTTCCCCGTGGACGTCATTCAGGGTGGCGCGGGGACCTCGGTCAACATGAACGCCAATGAGGTCATCTGCAATCGGGCGCTGGAGATTATCGGGGCCGAGCGTGGTGACTACTCGCGCATTCATCCCAACAATCACGTCAACCTTTCCCAGTCCACCAACGACGTTTATCCCACGGCCCTCAAGATCGCCCTCATCTGGTACTGTCAGGATCTCCTCAAGGAGATGGAGGCCCTTGTCGCCTCGCTGCGTGCCAAGGGCGAGGAGTTCGCAGACGTTATCAAGATGGGCCGCACCCAGCTTCAGGACGCCGTGCCCATGACCCTCGGTCAGGAATTCGCTGCCTACTCCGTCACCGTGGGTGAGGACATTTCGCGCCTGCGCGAGGCCATCACCCTGCTTCGCGAATCCAACATGGGTGCCACGGCCATCGGTACCGGCATCAATACCGTCGAGGGCTACGCCGAGGCCGTCTGTCGCTATCTCGCCGACGTTACCGGGCTCGACATCGTGCCCGCCGAGAACCTTGTGGAGGCCACCAGCGACACCGGCGTCTTTGTCCACGTCTCGGGCATCCTCAAGCGTATCTCCGTCAAGCTCTCCAAGATCTGTAACGACCTGCGCTTGCTTTCGTCCGGCCCATTCACCGGCTTCCACGAGATAAATCTGCCGCCCATGCAGCCCGGATCGAGCATCATGCCCGGCAAGGTCAATCCCGTCATCCCCGAGGCCGTCAATCAGGTCTGCTATCAGGTCATCGGCAACGACGTTACCGTGACCATGGCCGCCGAGGCCGGGCAGCTTGAACTCAACGTATTCGAACCCATCATCGCCTTCAACCTCTTCCAGTCCGTGGACATGCTCGCCCGCGCGGCGTTCATGCTCCGCAAGCGCTGCATCGACGGCATCACCGCCAACCGCGAGCGCTGTGCCGCTCTGGTGCGGATGTCCGTCGGCGCCGTCACCGCCCTCGCGCCCTACATCGGCTACGAGGCCGCCGCCGCGTTGGCCAAGGAGTCCGAATGCACCGGGCGCGCCCTCATCGACCTCGTCGTCGAACAGGGACACATGAGCCGCGACGAGGCCCAGAAAGTCCTCGACCCTCTCACTATGACCCGCCCAAAACCCGGAGCGATGCGCGACTAG
- a CDS encoding flagellin, giving the protein MSLVINHNMMAANASRNLSQSYGALGTSVRRLSSGLRVGTAADDAAGLAVRELMRSDVTALHQGTRNANDAVSMIQTADGALGVIDEKLIRMKELAEQASTGTYNSDQRLVIDSEYQAMASEITRIADATDFNGIHLLNGNLSGTHSGTGLTSTGSMRVHFGTQNDSKEDYYDIQINSATASALGLGNQTSGNGASISTQDAARNALEAIDKAIISKDNIRAQLGANQNRLNATVSNLQVQAENLQASESRISDVDVATEMTEFVRQQIKTQSAVSMLAQANSLPRMAMQLLGG; this is encoded by the coding sequence ATGTCTCTGGTTATCAATCACAATATGATGGCTGCTAATGCGTCCCGGAACCTGAGCCAGTCTTACGGTGCTCTCGGAACCTCTGTCCGCCGCCTGTCTTCCGGTCTGCGTGTCGGCACCGCCGCTGACGACGCCGCCGGCCTCGCAGTCCGCGAACTCATGCGCTCCGACGTGACCGCTCTGCATCAGGGCACCCGCAACGCCAATGACGCCGTCTCGATGATCCAGACCGCCGACGGCGCCCTCGGCGTCATCGACGAAAAGCTCATCCGTATGAAGGAACTGGCCGAACAGGCTTCCACCGGTACCTACAACTCCGACCAGCGCCTCGTCATCGACTCCGAGTACCAGGCCATGGCTTCGGAAATCACCCGTATCGCGGATGCCACGGACTTCAACGGAATCCACCTGCTGAACGGCAACCTCTCCGGTACCCACTCCGGCACGGGCCTCACCAGCACCGGCTCCATGCGCGTCCACTTCGGCACGCAGAACGATTCCAAGGAAGACTACTACGACATCCAGATCAACTCGGCGACGGCCTCTGCCCTCGGTCTCGGCAACCAGACCTCCGGCAACGGCGCTTCCATCTCCACCCAGGATGCGGCTCGCAACGCATTGGAAGCCATCGACAAGGCCATCATCTCCAAGGACAACATCCGCGCCCAGCTCGGTGCCAACCAGAACCGCCTGAACGCGACCGTGTCCAACCTGCAGGTGCAGGCCGAAAACCTTCAGGCTTCCGAGTCCCGCATCTCCGACGTGGACGTGGCCACCGAGATGACCGAGTTCGTCCGCCAGCAGATCAAGACCCAGTCCGCAGTGTCCATGCTCGCGCAGGCCAACTCCCTGCCCCGTATGGCCATGCAGCTCCTCGGCGGTTGA
- the hemW gene encoding radical SAM family heme chaperone HemW, with protein sequence MLLYVHVPFCRRKCRYCAFHSTVPAKGDLAAYATLAEREIRHWGRTLGHPEIRTIFFGGGTPSLLPLPQWGRLVTAIRESFTLLPNLEFTTEANPESLTDWAYLQGLMGFGVNRLSMGVQSTDDAMLTLLGRPHTAADAHRAFDLARNVGFANISVDLIWGLPGQRLATWLHQLREIVRWRPEHMSCYGLSFEPGTPFEHMLDTGDITPVDEQEQAKMFIHGAEYLESEGYLQYEISNFARMGFTSRHNLGYWEGEDYLGIGPSAVSTLNARRWQNPTEPKAYARAIESGTLGGDFEALDAATHAREMVMLRLRTARGLHLADYHSATGRDFLKDFGPMVQALRQNGLVRLSQGHLRLSKTGMIVSDTILGNLFDSPVWDAPAPDERHPGD encoded by the coding sequence ATGCTCCTCTACGTGCACGTCCCCTTCTGTCGGCGCAAGTGCCGCTACTGCGCCTTCCACTCCACGGTTCCCGCCAAGGGCGATCTGGCCGCGTACGCCACGCTCGCCGAGCGCGAGATCCGCCACTGGGGGCGCACCCTTGGGCATCCTGAAATCCGCACCATCTTCTTCGGCGGCGGCACGCCGAGCCTTTTGCCGCTACCGCAGTGGGGACGCCTCGTCACCGCCATCCGCGAATCCTTCACCCTGCTCCCCAACCTCGAATTCACCACCGAAGCCAACCCGGAATCGCTGACCGACTGGGCCTATCTGCAGGGACTCATGGGATTCGGCGTGAACCGCCTGAGCATGGGCGTGCAGAGCACCGACGACGCCATGCTCACCCTCCTCGGCCGCCCGCACACCGCAGCCGACGCCCACCGCGCCTTCGACCTCGCCCGCAACGTGGGATTCGCCAACATCAGCGTGGACCTCATCTGGGGCCTGCCGGGTCAGCGGCTGGCCACGTGGCTCCACCAGCTCCGTGAAATCGTGCGCTGGCGACCGGAGCACATGTCCTGCTACGGCCTGTCCTTCGAGCCGGGAACGCCCTTCGAGCACATGCTCGACACCGGCGACATCACGCCCGTGGACGAGCAGGAACAGGCCAAGATGTTCATCCACGGCGCGGAGTATCTGGAATCCGAAGGCTACCTCCAGTACGAAATCTCCAACTTCGCGCGCATGGGCTTCACCAGCCGTCACAACCTCGGCTACTGGGAAGGCGAGGACTACCTCGGCATCGGCCCCTCCGCCGTGTCTACGCTCAACGCGCGACGCTGGCAGAACCCCACCGAACCCAAGGCCTACGCCCGTGCCATCGAATCCGGCACCCTCGGCGGCGACTTCGAAGCCCTCGACGCCGCCACCCACGCGAGGGAAATGGTCATGCTGCGTCTGCGCACCGCGCGCGGTCTGCACCTCGCCGACTACCACAGCGCCACGGGCCGCGACTTCCTCAAGGACTTCGGCCCCATGGTGCAGGCCCTGCGTCAGAACGGCCTTGTCCGCCTCAGTCAGGGCCACCTGCGTCTGTCCAAGACCGGCATGATCGTCTCGGACACCATCCTCGGCAATCTCTTCGACAGCCCAGTCTGGGACGCCCCCGCCCCCGACGAGCGCCACCCCGGAGACTGA
- a CDS encoding epoxyqueuosine reductase QueH, which produces MPRILLHMCCGPCSITPVKSLQDAGFEVTGFYHNPNIHPLSEYLRRRDGAIEVAERLGIRIIVKDSEYDPQAYFRAVTFREANRCFHCYSLRLERTAQIAGRGRFDFFSTTLLYSKFQKHDMIAALCRDLQTGCPAKFHYQDFREGWKEGIAISKEWGIYRQQYCGCLYSENERYRDGLRPD; this is translated from the coding sequence ATGCCCAGAATCCTCCTGCACATGTGCTGCGGCCCGTGTTCCATCACGCCGGTCAAAAGCCTTCAGGACGCGGGGTTCGAGGTGACGGGGTTCTACCACAACCCCAACATCCACCCGCTCAGCGAATACCTGCGCCGCAGGGACGGTGCCATCGAAGTCGCCGAACGCCTCGGCATCCGCATCATCGTCAAGGACTCGGAGTACGACCCGCAGGCCTACTTCCGCGCAGTGACCTTCCGCGAGGCCAACCGCTGCTTCCACTGCTACTCCCTGCGCCTCGAACGCACGGCGCAGATCGCCGGGCGCGGACGCTTCGACTTCTTCAGCACCACCCTGCTCTATAGCAAGTTCCAGAAGCACGACATGATCGCCGCCCTCTGCCGGGATTTGCAGACGGGATGTCCGGCCAAGTTCCACTATCAGGACTTCCGCGAGGGCTGGAAGGAAGGCATCGCCATCTCCAAGGAATGGGGCATCTACCGCCAACAGTACTGCGGCTGTCTCTACAGTGAGAACGAACGCTACAGGGACGGCCTGCGCCCGGATTGA
- a CDS encoding Rne/Rng family ribonuclease: MAKSKRQRMFISVLPGEQVEMAITEDGKLDEYYVEMLHQAKTKGNIYKGVINNIDPSLQAAFVNYGAERNGFLQIDEVHPEYYHTDLKPQKGFKYPPIQKVLRPGDEVLVQVVKEPTGKKGAFVTTYLSLPGRYFVLTIGREQIGISRKIEDETERTMLRSVVEEQNLGPAIGVIVRTAAAGVSKTRLTKDLKILKRLWKEIVNKVPTQESPSLVYQEMDLASRAVRDYLNSEIGEIWVDHEETAKNVAEMVSLVFPRRLNLVKQHTDHDRGLFDRFNVEKQIQSLYDREVVLPSGGRLVIDTTEALTAVDINSGKIGGKKNFREMALKTNMEAAEEIAHQLRLRDIGGQIVIDFIEMKDKNHCRDVEKTMRAAVKIDRARTDVGRLSRFGLMEMVRQRLGSSALAVSTEPCPCCNGTGTRRNLEWQALQALKEIYRKLRANGTGGSVEYRCPAELAAYLSNTKRSKLLELETEFAVALSVLPE, from the coding sequence ATGGCGAAAAGCAAACGGCAGCGGATGTTCATCAGCGTCCTGCCGGGCGAACAGGTCGAAATGGCCATCACGGAAGACGGCAAACTCGACGAATACTACGTCGAGATGCTCCACCAGGCCAAGACCAAGGGAAACATCTACAAGGGCGTCATCAACAACATCGACCCCAGCCTTCAGGCGGCCTTCGTCAACTACGGAGCGGAGCGCAACGGCTTCCTCCAGATCGACGAGGTCCACCCCGAATATTACCACACCGACCTGAAGCCCCAGAAGGGCTTCAAGTATCCGCCCATCCAGAAAGTCCTGCGCCCCGGCGACGAAGTGCTGGTGCAAGTCGTCAAGGAGCCCACCGGCAAGAAGGGCGCCTTCGTCACCACCTATCTCTCCCTTCCCGGCCGCTACTTCGTGCTGACCATCGGCCGCGAGCAAATCGGCATCTCCCGCAAGATCGAGGATGAAACCGAACGCACCATGCTGCGCAGCGTGGTGGAGGAGCAGAACCTCGGCCCGGCCATCGGTGTCATCGTGCGCACCGCCGCAGCGGGTGTAAGCAAGACTCGCCTGACCAAGGACCTCAAGATCCTCAAGCGCCTGTGGAAGGAAATCGTCAACAAGGTTCCCACGCAGGAGTCGCCGTCCCTCGTCTATCAGGAGATGGACCTCGCCTCCCGCGCCGTGCGCGATTACCTCAACAGCGAGATCGGCGAAATCTGGGTGGACCACGAGGAAACGGCCAAAAATGTGGCCGAGATGGTGTCGCTGGTCTTCCCGCGCCGCCTCAACCTCGTGAAGCAGCACACCGACCACGACCGGGGCCTCTTCGATCGCTTCAACGTCGAAAAGCAGATCCAGTCGCTCTACGACCGCGAGGTGGTTCTTCCCTCGGGCGGACGGCTGGTCATCGACACCACCGAGGCCCTCACCGCCGTGGACATCAACTCCGGCAAGATCGGCGGCAAGAAGAATTTCCGCGAAATGGCGCTCAAGACCAACATGGAGGCCGCCGAGGAAATCGCGCACCAGTTGCGCCTGCGCGACATCGGCGGTCAGATCGTCATCGACTTCATCGAGATGAAGGACAAGAACCACTGCCGCGACGTGGAAAAGACCATGCGCGCAGCGGTGAAGATCGACCGCGCCCGCACGGACGTGGGGCGTCTGTCCCGCTTCGGCCTCATGGAGATGGTGCGCCAGCGCCTCGGCTCGTCCGCGCTGGCCGTGAGCACCGAGCCCTGCCCCTGCTGCAACGGCACCGGCACCCGGCGCAATCTCGAATGGCAGGCCCTGCAGGCCCTCAAGGAAATCTACCGGAAGCTTCGTGCCAACGGTACCGGCGGCAGCGTGGAGTACCGCTGCCCCGCCGAACTGGCCGCCTACCTCTCCAACACCAAGCGCTCCAAGCTGCTTGAGCTGGAGACGGAATTCGCCGTCGCCCTCTCCGTGCTCCCCGAATAG
- a CDS encoding radical SAM protein, whose protein sequence is MGYTYVFGPVTSGRLGLSLGLDLLGEAICSLDCIYCEVGRTTRLTMRRKPYVPANDVLDELARWKDEDGRTPDFVTLGGRGEPSLNSDMGSIIEGAKKIFPDTPVAVLTNSTLLHDAQVRSEMARADVVLPSIDTLVPEEMRRLNRPHSDIDIASLTRGLLDFRAEFAGRIFLEVLLVKDVNDSDENRSLLREFIAQLRPDRVDVVTMTRPGTLRAASPVSPEVLALWRKDLAEAASHGQAARLTESHRGIHDISTDAAEEAPRKGRDLPIRTVQELVLGSVSRRPQTARQLATALDLSLDSVTQALDALKQEGRIFVETDGDDPFYKA, encoded by the coding sequence TTGGGGTACACATACGTTTTCGGGCCGGTCACATCCGGCAGGCTTGGGCTGTCCCTCGGGCTGGATCTTCTGGGCGAGGCCATCTGCTCGCTCGATTGCATCTACTGCGAGGTGGGCAGAACCACACGCCTCACCATGCGGCGCAAACCCTACGTTCCCGCCAACGACGTGCTGGACGAGCTGGCACGCTGGAAGGACGAGGACGGCCGCACGCCCGATTTCGTCACCCTCGGAGGGCGGGGTGAACCGAGCCTGAACAGCGACATGGGCAGCATCATCGAAGGTGCGAAGAAAATTTTTCCAGACACGCCCGTCGCCGTGCTCACCAACTCCACCCTGCTCCATGATGCGCAGGTCCGCAGCGAGATGGCCCGAGCCGACGTGGTACTCCCGTCCATTGATACCCTCGTCCCCGAGGAGATGCGCCGCCTGAACAGGCCGCACTCCGACATTGACATCGCATCCCTCACGCGCGGACTGCTCGACTTCCGCGCCGAATTCGCAGGACGCATCTTCCTTGAGGTGCTTCTTGTAAAGGATGTGAACGACAGCGACGAAAACCGCTCGCTGCTCCGGGAGTTCATCGCCCAGCTCCGACCCGACCGGGTGGATGTGGTGACCATGACCCGCCCCGGAACGCTGCGCGCGGCATCGCCCGTGTCCCCCGAGGTTCTCGCCCTGTGGCGAAAGGACCTCGCAGAGGCGGCATCACACGGGCAGGCAGCAAGGCTTACAGAATCCCACCGTGGGATTCATGATATTTCAACGGATGCTGCGGAGGAAGCCCCCCGGAAGGGGCGCGACCTTCCCATCCGGACCGTGCAGGAACTCGTGCTGGGTTCCGTGTCCCGCAGGCCGCAGACGGCGCGTCAACTGGCCACAGCGCTCGACCTGTCACTCGACAGCGTCACGCAGGCTCTGGACGCGCTCAAGCAGGAAGGGCGCATCTTCGTCGAAACGGACGGGGACGATCCCTTCTACAAGGCCTAA
- a CDS encoding tRNA (adenine-N1)-methyltransferase, with product MLEPGQLVLLISPKGKRYMKVLDLEQDLHVQEGILSMADVAAAEFGSVVYTHLGKPFRLVRPSLADMVKGVRRQTQVLYPKEIGYLLVKLGIGAGKTVIEAGSGSGSFTVALSHTVGSTGRVYTYERRPEFAELCRKNLERYGLAGHVEQVVGHDIADGFVKNTAEAGTLADALFLDVRTPWEYVHHIASAIKPGSPVAFLLPTISQVSDLLKALEVAPFADVEVLEVLVRRWKTVPDRLRPEDRMVAHTGFLVFARHQERMDEFEAHRTLGTRERKQEAARLERLGEGGEAAEAPESEDE from the coding sequence ATGCTCGAACCCGGTCAACTGGTACTGCTCATCAGCCCGAAGGGCAAGCGTTACATGAAGGTGTTGGACCTCGAACAGGACCTGCACGTGCAGGAGGGAATCCTCTCCATGGCCGATGTGGCCGCTGCGGAGTTCGGTTCCGTGGTCTACACGCACCTCGGCAAGCCGTTTCGGCTGGTCCGTCCCTCGCTGGCCGACATGGTCAAGGGCGTGCGGCGGCAGACGCAGGTGCTCTACCCCAAGGAGATCGGCTATCTGCTGGTCAAGCTGGGCATCGGTGCCGGCAAGACGGTCATCGAGGCAGGCAGCGGCTCCGGCAGCTTCACGGTTGCGCTTTCGCACACCGTGGGCAGCACTGGCCGCGTCTACACCTACGAGCGACGTCCCGAGTTCGCCGAACTGTGTCGGAAGAATTTGGAGCGCTACGGCCTCGCCGGGCACGTGGAACAGGTCGTGGGCCATGACATTGCCGACGGCTTCGTGAAGAACACCGCCGAGGCGGGCACCCTCGCCGATGCGCTGTTCCTCGACGTGCGCACTCCGTGGGAGTACGTGCACCACATTGCGAGCGCCATCAAGCCCGGTTCTCCCGTGGCTTTCCTGCTGCCCACCATCAGCCAGGTGAGCGATCTGCTCAAGGCCCTCGAAGTCGCGCCGTTCGCGGACGTGGAGGTGCTGGAGGTGCTGGTGCGCCGTTGGAAGACTGTGCCCGACAGGCTCCGCCCCGAGGACCGCATGGTCGCCCATACCGGCTTCCTCGTTTTTGCGCGCCATCAGGAGCGTATGGACGAGTTCGAGGCCCATCGCACTCTCGGTACCCGCGAGCGCAAGCAGGAGGCCGCCCGTCTGGAGCGCCTTGGCGAGGGCGGCGAAGCCGCTGAAGCTCCGGAGTCGGAGGACGAATAG
- a CDS encoding phenylacetate--CoA ligase family protein: MTRKDRTEGIYSRREVLDESERRQYYQIQLKELLSYAYRYSEDVKKRFDRAQFNVDKFKSLSDLKHIPIIKKKELIFLQSMGPRLGGLLTKDLGELRRVFLSPGPIFDPEDRGEDYWGWTEGFYAAGFRSGDLAQVTFNYHLTPAGLMFEEPLRNLGCAVVPSGPGNTSTQLEIMQKLRSTGYVGTPSYLMHLAQKAEEAGINLRKDLFLEVAFVTGEKFSEKMRATIEKKFDLIMRQGYGTADVGCIGYECYHCNGLHLANRAFVEICHPDTGIPLKDGEVGEIVVTAFNRTYPLIRLATGDLSYIDRAPCACGRTSPRLGSIVGRVDTTTRIKGMFVYPHQVEQVMAQFDEIKRWQIEVTNPGGIDEMTLHVEASNFTRSEELLHSFRQQIKLRPSLNVVAPGTLPAQIRPIEDKRKWD; encoded by the coding sequence ATGACCCGCAAGGACCGTACCGAAGGCATCTACAGCCGACGCGAGGTGCTGGACGAGTCTGAACGACGCCAGTACTACCAGATTCAGCTCAAGGAGCTGTTGTCTTACGCGTACCGGTATTCGGAAGACGTCAAGAAGCGCTTCGACCGTGCACAGTTCAACGTGGACAAGTTCAAGTCGCTCTCGGACCTGAAGCACATCCCGATCATCAAGAAGAAGGAACTCATCTTTCTTCAGTCCATGGGGCCTCGTCTTGGCGGGCTTCTGACCAAGGACCTCGGCGAGCTTCGCCGCGTGTTCCTGTCTCCCGGTCCCATCTTCGATCCCGAGGATCGCGGAGAAGACTACTGGGGATGGACCGAAGGCTTCTACGCGGCCGGTTTCCGCTCCGGTGACCTCGCGCAGGTGACCTTCAACTACCACCTCACCCCCGCCGGTCTCATGTTCGAGGAGCCGCTGCGCAACCTCGGCTGCGCCGTGGTCCCCTCCGGTCCGGGCAACACGAGCACCCAGCTTGAAATCATGCAGAAGCTGCGCAGCACCGGCTATGTCGGCACGCCCAGCTACCTCATGCATCTGGCCCAGAAGGCCGAAGAGGCGGGCATCAACCTGCGCAAGGACCTCTTCCTCGAAGTCGCGTTTGTCACCGGTGAGAAATTCTCCGAGAAGATGCGCGCCACCATCGAGAAGAAGTTCGACCTCATCATGCGCCAGGGCTACGGCACCGCCGACGTGGGCTGCATCGGCTACGAATGCTACCACTGCAACGGCCTGCACCTCGCCAACCGCGCCTTCGTCGAGATTTGCCATCCTGACACCGGCATTCCGCTCAAGGACGGCGAAGTGGGCGAGATCGTGGTCACGGCCTTCAACCGGACCTATCCGCTCATCAGGCTGGCCACGGGCGACCTGTCGTACATCGACCGCGCGCCCTGCGCCTGCGGCCGCACCTCCCCGCGCCTCGGCAGCATCGTCGGCCGCGTGGACACCACCACCCGCATCAAGGGCATGTTTGTGTACCCGCATCAGGTGGAGCAGGTGATGGCCCAGTTCGACGAGATCAAGCGTTGGCAGATCGAGGTCACCAACCCCGGTGGCATCGACGAGATGACCCTGCACGTGGAGGCCAGCAACTTCACCCGCTCGGAGGAGCTGCTGCACAGCTTCCGCCAGCAGATCAAGCTGCGCCCCTCGCTCAACGTCGTCGCGCCGGGCACCCTGCCCGCGCAGATCCGTCCCATCGAGGACAAGAGGAAATGGGACTAG